A stretch of Carya illinoinensis cultivar Pawnee chromosome 14, C.illinoinensisPawnee_v1, whole genome shotgun sequence DNA encodes these proteins:
- the LOC122294546 gene encoding structural maintenance of chromosomes protein 5 isoform X2 encodes MGEPRAKRPKITRGEDDYMRGNIIEIELHNFMTFNHLKCKPGSRLNLVIGPNGSGKSSLVCAIALGLGGEPQLLGRATSIGAYVKRGEESGYVTILLRGDTKDEKITIMRKIDTRNKSEWLFNGKVVPKKDIAEIIQRFNIQVNNLTQFLPQDRVCEFARLTPVQLLEETEKAVDPQLPIQHRALVEKSRELKNVKLSVERNGETLNQWKALNAELEKDVERVRQREELLVKVESMKKKLPWLKYDMEKAKYMESKEREKDARKKLDEAAKTLNGLREPIEKQKKEKSVLEAKCKKISSHMDENLKKRVALVESESHLGVQVRGKYNEMEDLRRQEESHQQRILKAKEDLATAELEFGNLPLFEPPKDELEKLGARILEQEDSANQKRYQKSEKERLLSQKKLSLRHCLDRLTDMENTHNKCLQALKKSGADKIFEAYQWLQEHRDEFNKEVYGPVLLEVNVSDRVHADYLEGHVPYYIWKYIGSKETDQKADELLKLHILDCWTPENHYRWSKSRYGDHFSASVEPVNRSSLLLCSLDLGEIEVMRSRKKELEESVAAFEGSLKSLQSELRYLEDEAAKLHKQREEIIKISQQEKRKRREMENLIAQRRRKLESMEKGDDLDTVMAKLIDQAAKCNIQRFHRAIELKNLLVEAVSYKRSLAETHMSSIEFDAKIRDLEIGLKEHEKFSMQASLHYECCKKDVEGCRQQLSVAKRHAESIAIITPELEKEFLEMPTTIEELEAAIQDNVSQANSILFLNNNILEEYEHRKRQIEALATKLEADNEELMRCLAEVDNLKENWLPTLRKLVAQINETFSRNFQEMAVAGEVSLDEHGKDFDQFGILIKVKFRQAGQLQVLSAHHQSGGERSVSTILYLVSLQDLTDCPFRVVDEINQGMDPINERKMFQQLVRAASQPNTPQCFLLTPKLLPDLEYSEACSILNIMNGPWIEQPSKVWSSGDCWGTVTGLLGESRC; translated from the exons ATGGGCGAGCCTCGCGCTAAGCGCCCCAAGATCACAAG AGGGGAAGATGATTATATGCGTGGAAATATAATTGAGATTGAGCTCCACAATTTCATGACCTTTAATCACCTGAAATGCAAGCCAGGATCACGCCTCAACCTTGtaattgggccaaatggatctGGGAAGAGCTCTCTCGTATGTGCCATTGCACTTGGTCTTGGCGGTGAGCCTCAG CTACTTGGGAGGGCAACAAGTATTGGAGCATATGTGAAGCGTGGAGAGGAGTCTGGTTATGTTACAATTTTGCTAAGAGGGGATACTAAAGACGAGAAGATCACCATTATGCGTAAAATTGATACTCGTAATAAGTCTGAGTGGTTGTTCAATG GAAAAGTAGTACCTAAGAAAGATATTGCCGAAATCATTCAAAGGTTCAACATCCAAGTCAACAATTTGACTCAA TTTCTACCACAAGACAGGGTCTGTGAGTTTGCCAGATTAACTCCTGTGCAACTTCTAGAAGAGACTGAAAAGGCTGTTGATCCTCAACTTCCAATCCAACATCGTGCCCTTGTTGAAAAAAGCCGCGAGCTGAAGAATGTTAAGCTA TCAGTTGAGAGAAATGGAGAAACTTTGAATCAGTGGAAGGCACTTAATGCTGAACTAGAAAAAGATGTTGAGCGTGTCCGTCAAAGAGAAGAACTCCTAGTGAAG GTTGAGTccatgaaaaagaaattacCCTGGCTGAAGTATGACATGGAGAAGGCCAAATATATGGAGTCTAAGGAGCGAGAAAAGGATGCCAGGAAAAAGTTGGATGAAGCTGCAAAAACTTTAAATGGCCTTAGAGAACCAATTGA gaaacaaaagaaggagaaATCAGTGTTGGAAgctaaatgtaaaaaaattagcaGCCACAtggatgaaaatttgaaaaaacgtGTTGCACTTGTGGAAAGTGAAAGCCATTTG GGGGTGCAAGTACGAGGGAAATACAATGAAATGGAAGATTTGAGGAGGCAAGAAGAATCTCATCAACAAAGAATCTTAAAAGCTAAAGAGGATCTTGCTACAGCTGAACTAGAATTTGGAAATCTGCCGCTTTTTGAACCTCCAAAGGATGAACTA GAAAAATTAGGTGCTCGCATTCTTGAGCAAGAAGATTCTGCTAATCAGAAGAGGTATCAAAAGTCAGAGAAGGAAAGACTTTTATCTCAAAAAAAATTGAGCCTCAGGCACTGCCTAGACAG GCTGACAGATATGGAGAATACACATAATAAATGCCTGCAGGCACTAAAAAAATCTGGAGCTGATAAGATATTTGAGGCCTATCAGTGGTTGCAAGAACATCGAGATGAGTTCAATAAGGAGGTGTATGGTCCAGTTTTGCTTGAG GTTAATGTCTCAGATCGGGTTCATGCAGACTATTTAGAAGGTCATGTCCCATATTACATTTGGAAG TATATAGGGTCCAAGGAAACTGATCAAAAAGCTGATGAGCTTCTAAAGTTGCATATTTTGGATTGTTGGACACCTGAAAATCACTATCGGTGGTCTAAATCTAGATATGGTGATCATTTTTCCGCTAGTGTAGAACCCGTGAATCGTTCAAGTCTTCTTTTGTGTA GTTTGGATTTGGGGGAAATTGAAGTTATGCGGTCTAGGAAAAAGGAGCTGGAAGAATCTGTTGCTGCTTTTGAAGGAAGTCTTAAATCACTTCAGAGTGAGCTAAGATACTTAGAGGATGAAGCAGCTAAACTTCATAAACAGCGG GAGGAGATTATCAAGATTTCACAGCAAGAGAAGAGAAAACGGCGTGAAATGGAAAACCTTATCG ctcagaggagaagaaaattaGAATCCATGGAAAAGGGGGATGACCTAGATACTGTTATGGCAAAGCTTATCGATCAAGCTGCAAAATGTAACATTCAGAGGTTTCATCGTGCAATTGAACTTAAG AACCTACTTGTTGAGGCTGTTTCTTACAAACGAAGTTTGGCAGAAACACACATGTCATCCATTGAATTTGATGCAAAG ATTAGAGATTTGGAAATTGGTCTCAAGGAGCATGAAAAGTTTTCCATGCAAGCATCACTGCACTATGAATGTT GTAAGAAGGACGTAGAGGGTTGTAGACAGCAGCTGTCAGTTGCCAAGAGGCATGCAGAATCAATTGCCATTATCACTCCAGAACTCGAAAAGGAATTTCTTGAG ATGCCTACTACGATTGAGGAATTGGAAGCTGCAATTCAAGATAATGTTTCTCAAGCCAattctattctttttctaaACAACAATATTTTGGAAGAATATGAACACCGAAAGCGTCAg ATAGAAGCTCTTGCAACAAAACTTGAAGCCGATAATGAGGAACTGATGAGATGTTTAGCTGAGGTAGATAACCTGAAG GAAAATTGGCTTCCTACATTGAGAAAGCTTGTTGCTCAGATAAATGAGACTTTCAGCCGAAACTTTCAAGAGATGGCTGTTGCAGGAGAAGTTTCATTAG atGAGCATGGCAAGGACTTTGATCAATTTGGAATACTTATAAAAGTCAAGTTCAG GCAAGCAGGACAGCTTCAAGTTCTCAGCGCCCACCATCAATCTGGAGGG GAGCGGTCAGTTTCGACCATTCTTTATCTTGTTTCTCTTCAAGATCTTACTGACTGCCCATTTAGGGTGGTTGATGAGATAAATCAAG GGATGGACcctataaatgaaagaaagatgtTCCAGCAATTAGTGAGAGCCGCCAGCCAACCAAACACTCCTCA GTGTTTCTTACTTACCCCGAAGTTGCTTCCCGATTTGGAGTACAGTGAAGCATGTAGTATTCTGAATATAATGAATGGGCCTTGGATTGAGCAGCCCTCGAAAG TATGGAGCAGTGGAGATTGCTGGGGAACTGTCACAGGTTTACTAGGAGAAAGTCGATGCTAG
- the LOC122294546 gene encoding structural maintenance of chromosomes protein 5 isoform X1 produces MGEPRAKRPKITRGEDDYMRGNIIEIELHNFMTFNHLKCKPGSRLNLVIGPNGSGKSSLVCAIALGLGGEPQLLGRATSIGAYVKRGEESGYVTILLRGDTKDEKITIMRKIDTRNKSEWLFNGKVVPKKDIAEIIQRFNIQVNNLTQFLPQDRVCEFARLTPVQLLEETEKAVDPQLPIQHRALVEKSRELKNVKLSVERNGETLNQWKALNAELEKDVERVRQREELLVKVESMKKKLPWLKYDMEKAKYMESKEREKDARKKLDEAAKTLNGLREPIEKQKKEKSVLEAKCKKISSHMDENLKKRVALVESESHLGVQVRGKYNEMEDLRRQEESHQQRILKAKEDLATAELEFGNLPLFEPPKDELEKLGARILEQEDSANQKRYQKSEKERLLSQKKLSLRHCLDRLTDMENTHNKCLQALKKSGADKIFEAYQWLQEHRDEFNKEVYGPVLLEVNVSDRVHADYLEGHVPYYIWKSFITQDPGDRDFLVKNLRLFDVPVLNYMGDGRPNLPFQLSEEMHLLGIYSRLDQIFDAPNAVKEVLTGQCGLDRSYIGSKETDQKADELLKLHILDCWTPENHYRWSKSRYGDHFSASVEPVNRSSLLLCSLDLGEIEVMRSRKKELEESVAAFEGSLKSLQSELRYLEDEAAKLHKQREEIIKISQQEKRKRREMENLIAQRRRKLESMEKGDDLDTVMAKLIDQAAKCNIQRFHRAIELKNLLVEAVSYKRSLAETHMSSIEFDAKIRDLEIGLKEHEKFSMQASLHYECCKKDVEGCRQQLSVAKRHAESIAIITPELEKEFLEMPTTIEELEAAIQDNVSQANSILFLNNNILEEYEHRKRQIEALATKLEADNEELMRCLAEVDNLKENWLPTLRKLVAQINETFSRNFQEMAVAGEVSLDEHGKDFDQFGILIKVKFRQAGQLQVLSAHHQSGGERSVSTILYLVSLQDLTDCPFRVVDEINQGMDPINERKMFQQLVRAASQPNTPQCFLLTPKLLPDLEYSEACSILNIMNGPWIEQPSKVWSSGDCWGTVTGLLGESRC; encoded by the exons ATGGGCGAGCCTCGCGCTAAGCGCCCCAAGATCACAAG AGGGGAAGATGATTATATGCGTGGAAATATAATTGAGATTGAGCTCCACAATTTCATGACCTTTAATCACCTGAAATGCAAGCCAGGATCACGCCTCAACCTTGtaattgggccaaatggatctGGGAAGAGCTCTCTCGTATGTGCCATTGCACTTGGTCTTGGCGGTGAGCCTCAG CTACTTGGGAGGGCAACAAGTATTGGAGCATATGTGAAGCGTGGAGAGGAGTCTGGTTATGTTACAATTTTGCTAAGAGGGGATACTAAAGACGAGAAGATCACCATTATGCGTAAAATTGATACTCGTAATAAGTCTGAGTGGTTGTTCAATG GAAAAGTAGTACCTAAGAAAGATATTGCCGAAATCATTCAAAGGTTCAACATCCAAGTCAACAATTTGACTCAA TTTCTACCACAAGACAGGGTCTGTGAGTTTGCCAGATTAACTCCTGTGCAACTTCTAGAAGAGACTGAAAAGGCTGTTGATCCTCAACTTCCAATCCAACATCGTGCCCTTGTTGAAAAAAGCCGCGAGCTGAAGAATGTTAAGCTA TCAGTTGAGAGAAATGGAGAAACTTTGAATCAGTGGAAGGCACTTAATGCTGAACTAGAAAAAGATGTTGAGCGTGTCCGTCAAAGAGAAGAACTCCTAGTGAAG GTTGAGTccatgaaaaagaaattacCCTGGCTGAAGTATGACATGGAGAAGGCCAAATATATGGAGTCTAAGGAGCGAGAAAAGGATGCCAGGAAAAAGTTGGATGAAGCTGCAAAAACTTTAAATGGCCTTAGAGAACCAATTGA gaaacaaaagaaggagaaATCAGTGTTGGAAgctaaatgtaaaaaaattagcaGCCACAtggatgaaaatttgaaaaaacgtGTTGCACTTGTGGAAAGTGAAAGCCATTTG GGGGTGCAAGTACGAGGGAAATACAATGAAATGGAAGATTTGAGGAGGCAAGAAGAATCTCATCAACAAAGAATCTTAAAAGCTAAAGAGGATCTTGCTACAGCTGAACTAGAATTTGGAAATCTGCCGCTTTTTGAACCTCCAAAGGATGAACTA GAAAAATTAGGTGCTCGCATTCTTGAGCAAGAAGATTCTGCTAATCAGAAGAGGTATCAAAAGTCAGAGAAGGAAAGACTTTTATCTCAAAAAAAATTGAGCCTCAGGCACTGCCTAGACAG GCTGACAGATATGGAGAATACACATAATAAATGCCTGCAGGCACTAAAAAAATCTGGAGCTGATAAGATATTTGAGGCCTATCAGTGGTTGCAAGAACATCGAGATGAGTTCAATAAGGAGGTGTATGGTCCAGTTTTGCTTGAG GTTAATGTCTCAGATCGGGTTCATGCAGACTATTTAGAAGGTCATGTCCCATATTACATTTGGAAG TCTTTCATAACTCAGGATCCTGGTGATCGGGACTTTTTAGTAAAAAATCTACGGTTATTTGATGTTCCAGTCTTAAATTATATGGGGGATGGTCGTCCAAATTTGCCCTTTCAACTTTCTGAGGAG ATGCATTTGCTTGGCATCTATTCTCGGCTTGACCAAATTTTTGATGCTCCTAATGCTGTCAAGGAGGTTTTGACTGGTCAATGTGGTTTGGATCGTTCA TATATAGGGTCCAAGGAAACTGATCAAAAAGCTGATGAGCTTCTAAAGTTGCATATTTTGGATTGTTGGACACCTGAAAATCACTATCGGTGGTCTAAATCTAGATATGGTGATCATTTTTCCGCTAGTGTAGAACCCGTGAATCGTTCAAGTCTTCTTTTGTGTA GTTTGGATTTGGGGGAAATTGAAGTTATGCGGTCTAGGAAAAAGGAGCTGGAAGAATCTGTTGCTGCTTTTGAAGGAAGTCTTAAATCACTTCAGAGTGAGCTAAGATACTTAGAGGATGAAGCAGCTAAACTTCATAAACAGCGG GAGGAGATTATCAAGATTTCACAGCAAGAGAAGAGAAAACGGCGTGAAATGGAAAACCTTATCG ctcagaggagaagaaaattaGAATCCATGGAAAAGGGGGATGACCTAGATACTGTTATGGCAAAGCTTATCGATCAAGCTGCAAAATGTAACATTCAGAGGTTTCATCGTGCAATTGAACTTAAG AACCTACTTGTTGAGGCTGTTTCTTACAAACGAAGTTTGGCAGAAACACACATGTCATCCATTGAATTTGATGCAAAG ATTAGAGATTTGGAAATTGGTCTCAAGGAGCATGAAAAGTTTTCCATGCAAGCATCACTGCACTATGAATGTT GTAAGAAGGACGTAGAGGGTTGTAGACAGCAGCTGTCAGTTGCCAAGAGGCATGCAGAATCAATTGCCATTATCACTCCAGAACTCGAAAAGGAATTTCTTGAG ATGCCTACTACGATTGAGGAATTGGAAGCTGCAATTCAAGATAATGTTTCTCAAGCCAattctattctttttctaaACAACAATATTTTGGAAGAATATGAACACCGAAAGCGTCAg ATAGAAGCTCTTGCAACAAAACTTGAAGCCGATAATGAGGAACTGATGAGATGTTTAGCTGAGGTAGATAACCTGAAG GAAAATTGGCTTCCTACATTGAGAAAGCTTGTTGCTCAGATAAATGAGACTTTCAGCCGAAACTTTCAAGAGATGGCTGTTGCAGGAGAAGTTTCATTAG atGAGCATGGCAAGGACTTTGATCAATTTGGAATACTTATAAAAGTCAAGTTCAG GCAAGCAGGACAGCTTCAAGTTCTCAGCGCCCACCATCAATCTGGAGGG GAGCGGTCAGTTTCGACCATTCTTTATCTTGTTTCTCTTCAAGATCTTACTGACTGCCCATTTAGGGTGGTTGATGAGATAAATCAAG GGATGGACcctataaatgaaagaaagatgtTCCAGCAATTAGTGAGAGCCGCCAGCCAACCAAACACTCCTCA GTGTTTCTTACTTACCCCGAAGTTGCTTCCCGATTTGGAGTACAGTGAAGCATGTAGTATTCTGAATATAATGAATGGGCCTTGGATTGAGCAGCCCTCGAAAG TATGGAGCAGTGGAGATTGCTGGGGAACTGTCACAGGTTTACTAGGAGAAAGTCGATGCTAG
- the LOC122294546 gene encoding structural maintenance of chromosomes protein 5 isoform X3 yields the protein MRKIDTRNKSEWLFNGKVVPKKDIAEIIQRFNIQVNNLTQFLPQDRVCEFARLTPVQLLEETEKAVDPQLPIQHRALVEKSRELKNVKLSVERNGETLNQWKALNAELEKDVERVRQREELLVKVESMKKKLPWLKYDMEKAKYMESKEREKDARKKLDEAAKTLNGLREPIEKQKKEKSVLEAKCKKISSHMDENLKKRVALVESESHLGVQVRGKYNEMEDLRRQEESHQQRILKAKEDLATAELEFGNLPLFEPPKDELEKLGARILEQEDSANQKRYQKSEKERLLSQKKLSLRHCLDRLTDMENTHNKCLQALKKSGADKIFEAYQWLQEHRDEFNKEVYGPVLLEVNVSDRVHADYLEGHVPYYIWKSFITQDPGDRDFLVKNLRLFDVPVLNYMGDGRPNLPFQLSEEMHLLGIYSRLDQIFDAPNAVKEVLTGQCGLDRSYIGSKETDQKADELLKLHILDCWTPENHYRWSKSRYGDHFSASVEPVNRSSLLLCSLDLGEIEVMRSRKKELEESVAAFEGSLKSLQSELRYLEDEAAKLHKQREEIIKISQQEKRKRREMENLIAQRRRKLESMEKGDDLDTVMAKLIDQAAKCNIQRFHRAIELKNLLVEAVSYKRSLAETHMSSIEFDAKIRDLEIGLKEHEKFSMQASLHYECCKKDVEGCRQQLSVAKRHAESIAIITPELEKEFLEMPTTIEELEAAIQDNVSQANSILFLNNNILEEYEHRKRQIEALATKLEADNEELMRCLAEVDNLKENWLPTLRKLVAQINETFSRNFQEMAVAGEVSLDEHGKDFDQFGILIKVKFRQAGQLQVLSAHHQSGGERSVSTILYLVSLQDLTDCPFRVVDEINQGMDPINERKMFQQLVRAASQPNTPQCFLLTPKLLPDLEYSEACSILNIMNGPWIEQPSKVWSSGDCWGTVTGLLGESRC from the exons ATGCGTAAAATTGATACTCGTAATAAGTCTGAGTGGTTGTTCAATG GAAAAGTAGTACCTAAGAAAGATATTGCCGAAATCATTCAAAGGTTCAACATCCAAGTCAACAATTTGACTCAA TTTCTACCACAAGACAGGGTCTGTGAGTTTGCCAGATTAACTCCTGTGCAACTTCTAGAAGAGACTGAAAAGGCTGTTGATCCTCAACTTCCAATCCAACATCGTGCCCTTGTTGAAAAAAGCCGCGAGCTGAAGAATGTTAAGCTA TCAGTTGAGAGAAATGGAGAAACTTTGAATCAGTGGAAGGCACTTAATGCTGAACTAGAAAAAGATGTTGAGCGTGTCCGTCAAAGAGAAGAACTCCTAGTGAAG GTTGAGTccatgaaaaagaaattacCCTGGCTGAAGTATGACATGGAGAAGGCCAAATATATGGAGTCTAAGGAGCGAGAAAAGGATGCCAGGAAAAAGTTGGATGAAGCTGCAAAAACTTTAAATGGCCTTAGAGAACCAATTGA gaaacaaaagaaggagaaATCAGTGTTGGAAgctaaatgtaaaaaaattagcaGCCACAtggatgaaaatttgaaaaaacgtGTTGCACTTGTGGAAAGTGAAAGCCATTTG GGGGTGCAAGTACGAGGGAAATACAATGAAATGGAAGATTTGAGGAGGCAAGAAGAATCTCATCAACAAAGAATCTTAAAAGCTAAAGAGGATCTTGCTACAGCTGAACTAGAATTTGGAAATCTGCCGCTTTTTGAACCTCCAAAGGATGAACTA GAAAAATTAGGTGCTCGCATTCTTGAGCAAGAAGATTCTGCTAATCAGAAGAGGTATCAAAAGTCAGAGAAGGAAAGACTTTTATCTCAAAAAAAATTGAGCCTCAGGCACTGCCTAGACAG GCTGACAGATATGGAGAATACACATAATAAATGCCTGCAGGCACTAAAAAAATCTGGAGCTGATAAGATATTTGAGGCCTATCAGTGGTTGCAAGAACATCGAGATGAGTTCAATAAGGAGGTGTATGGTCCAGTTTTGCTTGAG GTTAATGTCTCAGATCGGGTTCATGCAGACTATTTAGAAGGTCATGTCCCATATTACATTTGGAAG TCTTTCATAACTCAGGATCCTGGTGATCGGGACTTTTTAGTAAAAAATCTACGGTTATTTGATGTTCCAGTCTTAAATTATATGGGGGATGGTCGTCCAAATTTGCCCTTTCAACTTTCTGAGGAG ATGCATTTGCTTGGCATCTATTCTCGGCTTGACCAAATTTTTGATGCTCCTAATGCTGTCAAGGAGGTTTTGACTGGTCAATGTGGTTTGGATCGTTCA TATATAGGGTCCAAGGAAACTGATCAAAAAGCTGATGAGCTTCTAAAGTTGCATATTTTGGATTGTTGGACACCTGAAAATCACTATCGGTGGTCTAAATCTAGATATGGTGATCATTTTTCCGCTAGTGTAGAACCCGTGAATCGTTCAAGTCTTCTTTTGTGTA GTTTGGATTTGGGGGAAATTGAAGTTATGCGGTCTAGGAAAAAGGAGCTGGAAGAATCTGTTGCTGCTTTTGAAGGAAGTCTTAAATCACTTCAGAGTGAGCTAAGATACTTAGAGGATGAAGCAGCTAAACTTCATAAACAGCGG GAGGAGATTATCAAGATTTCACAGCAAGAGAAGAGAAAACGGCGTGAAATGGAAAACCTTATCG ctcagaggagaagaaaattaGAATCCATGGAAAAGGGGGATGACCTAGATACTGTTATGGCAAAGCTTATCGATCAAGCTGCAAAATGTAACATTCAGAGGTTTCATCGTGCAATTGAACTTAAG AACCTACTTGTTGAGGCTGTTTCTTACAAACGAAGTTTGGCAGAAACACACATGTCATCCATTGAATTTGATGCAAAG ATTAGAGATTTGGAAATTGGTCTCAAGGAGCATGAAAAGTTTTCCATGCAAGCATCACTGCACTATGAATGTT GTAAGAAGGACGTAGAGGGTTGTAGACAGCAGCTGTCAGTTGCCAAGAGGCATGCAGAATCAATTGCCATTATCACTCCAGAACTCGAAAAGGAATTTCTTGAG ATGCCTACTACGATTGAGGAATTGGAAGCTGCAATTCAAGATAATGTTTCTCAAGCCAattctattctttttctaaACAACAATATTTTGGAAGAATATGAACACCGAAAGCGTCAg ATAGAAGCTCTTGCAACAAAACTTGAAGCCGATAATGAGGAACTGATGAGATGTTTAGCTGAGGTAGATAACCTGAAG GAAAATTGGCTTCCTACATTGAGAAAGCTTGTTGCTCAGATAAATGAGACTTTCAGCCGAAACTTTCAAGAGATGGCTGTTGCAGGAGAAGTTTCATTAG atGAGCATGGCAAGGACTTTGATCAATTTGGAATACTTATAAAAGTCAAGTTCAG GCAAGCAGGACAGCTTCAAGTTCTCAGCGCCCACCATCAATCTGGAGGG GAGCGGTCAGTTTCGACCATTCTTTATCTTGTTTCTCTTCAAGATCTTACTGACTGCCCATTTAGGGTGGTTGATGAGATAAATCAAG GGATGGACcctataaatgaaagaaagatgtTCCAGCAATTAGTGAGAGCCGCCAGCCAACCAAACACTCCTCA GTGTTTCTTACTTACCCCGAAGTTGCTTCCCGATTTGGAGTACAGTGAAGCATGTAGTATTCTGAATATAATGAATGGGCCTTGGATTGAGCAGCCCTCGAAAG TATGGAGCAGTGGAGATTGCTGGGGAACTGTCACAGGTTTACTAGGAGAAAGTCGATGCTAG